In the Purpureocillium takamizusanense chromosome 5, complete sequence genome, one interval contains:
- a CDS encoding uncharacterized protein (COG:S~EggNog:ENOG503PQ8C): protein MATTVDTTGRCNCRSITVTLSRAPTQTVMCHCLNCRRAGGPASINYVLADEDITVNDSQGSLKTYADHDTASGSVCKRSFCGNCGSPIYSVAVSAVGKKFLKASLFENVSTNKFDFFTQRQIEWA from the exons ATGGCAACGACCGTCGACACGACCGGGCGCTGCAATTGCAGGTCCATTACCGTCACGCTCTCCAGGGCGCCTACCCAGACGGTCATGTGCCACTG CCTCAActgccgtcgagcaggaggac CGGCCTCGATCAACTACGTTCTTGCCGATGAAGACATCACCGTCAACGACTCGCAGGGCAGCCTCAAGACGTATGCGGACCACGACACGGCATCCGGGTCTGTGTGCAAG CGGAGCTTCTGTGGTAACTGCGGAAG TCCAATCTACTCAGTTGCCGTGAGCGCAGTGGGAAAGAAGTTCCTCAAGGCATCCCTGTTTGAGAACGTGTCAACCAACAAGTTCGACTTTTTCACCCAGAGGCAGATTGAATGGGCTTGA